Part of the Henckelia pumila isolate YLH828 chromosome 2, ASM3356847v2, whole genome shotgun sequence genome is shown below.
GTTTGTATCATTTGGCATACAAAAGAATGAAAAtggaacaaaaaaaaatcacaaatggAATTAAGTGTCAACTTGATATATAAGCAGGTCAATTAAGAAGATTATGAAACACATGTAACAGTCTTTTTCGTGCAGGTTTTCCTCCTCCCTTTTCAACTTTTCTGAACTCAAagcaatattttcttttctgtTTCACTCAGTATGAAATAGTCACCACTATACTTCACAATGCAGGGGATTTTCAAGTTAACACATGCATAAACTTCCTCGTGGAGCTGATATAGAACAGTTCCTTCCAATCCCAAattattattcttttttttagaaaaaaggGTAATTGAAGACTACAATTGGGACATGAGCACGCACCACTAGTAGCACTTTTTGCCACTGTAACCCTATCGTCcactttttataaaaaaaattaccttCTCGAGTTCCTCCAAAACAGCTTGAGCAACATCGCTCTTCTGTTCAAAAAGCTCATCCAGAGTCATTCTTGGAACATGAGCACGCACCACTAGTAGCATCAACAGAGACACCGTAAGAAAACTTTGGTGACAATTGAACAAGTGTACAAGCgaaaagggaaaaaaataaaacatgaaaatatcgAGCGATATATTAATTGCATAAATTTACATAAATTACCATCAAATACGTATGATTGAATCTGTTCTCTAGGATTTTGTAACTCATAGAAAGCATCGTCAGCATTTTCCTTGATTACCCTATATTGAATTGTGCAATGCAGTTGAACAAAGACATTATCCTGCAGAATGGTTAATGTATTAATATTGAGGAACATGCATACTCCATTCTTCTTGATTTCGACTGCATAACCATCACCCGCACAATTCTTGCATTTAACAAGCTATACGCTGGCAAACTAAGTTGACATGTCATATTACCTTCAAGCCAATAATCCTTACAAAATATGCAGTCAAAGAATATGCCATCTGAAGAATCACAACTTGATTTGAAGGCAACAATTATCAGATTACTGGACCATAAAACTTGTGAAGGTAACTCAGGGCCCAGACACCAGGGAACCAACCATTTAAACATCATGATACCCAAGTTTCCAGGCATAGCACACTCAAATGGAATCCCTGGGGTTGATGAAGTCGACTCACATATTTGCAATATCTAAATTTGAGATCTAACTCATTTGCAATGCGAGTTCATTCCTGGCTGATGATAGCAGTTCAATTCTATGAAAACTTTCGTTGAATACTAATACAGCAGTCGAGCATGAAAATCAATGCGGAATACGGAACAATCTTTCAAGAAACTACAACCAGTGAATTAAAAGACCAAACTTCAATCAGAAAGTTAAAAAATACAGCTCCAACAAACCTCAAAACCTATACACATAATAAAAATCGCACAAAGTATACAAGAAAAAATTCAAGCTCAcgcaacataaaaaaaaataaaacaggaTAGGATGGCGTACCTTAGTCTTGGTCTCAATTTTGACATCAAGAGAATGAATCCTAGTTGATAGGATTCCGGCAAGGCACTCTCCGGCAAAGGGGTTGTAGAATTGGAGCCCCGGTCGAGCAAGGCGATCAAAACGCCCCCATCTCTCCACCACGCCTACGCTTGCCTGATCCACGCACCCACAAAACACACAGTACGCATTCCCCATCAGTTTATCCCCTTCACGATCTTCAATTACCAAGAACAACGAGATATTATTGACTTTATTGCATATATTCAATTCAATCGAAAGAAAAGTGGATACGCGGTATGGACGATATCTCCCGGTTTAGCTAGAAgctcataataaaataaatatattttgtatttattttgttttatatatatgtatttattaaaaaatattatctaatataatctttaaaatttgtaaaaaaattagattttttGTTTAGATAATACTTTACAATTTTAAAATTACTTTTTTAGATAATTTTAATAGCACTATtatttcatttaaaaattttaagacCAATTATCACAAATAATAATGAGTCATGTGTGGTCCACATACTTATATACAAAAATAGTTGAATGGGTACATCCAGCATTGGGCCGATCCAGCGGCGCAACATCACACCAGCTCACCCCACGAAATCCCACATCGAACTAATATGACAGAAACTTTTTCTACTTATAACGTCACAAACACGACAAAGGTCACGACCTTACTTGAACAGGATCTGTTCTATAGGCTCGTACCTCTGTGTCCTTGATTTCTAAGGAGACAGGAAACCACGTCTGGTGGATGAATCATTACTGCAGGATCAGAGCGTGATTAACAATTCCAGGCTTCTTCAGTCGTTGGATCAGTAGAGGATCGTTCTTAGTTCAGTCATGGGCTGAGATGGTCCTGCAGTTGTCTGACAgaccaaatattttttttttatttttgctttcaataattaattaaatcagttttttataataaataaacgaacaaataaattttactttttattttcGTTGTTTTTTAATCACTAGTTTCAACAATTTCATAACTTGGAGTTCACAAATTtcttttgaagaaattaataTGATTTTGCTTGAATATCacggttttttttaatttaaattcattaaattgattctataaaaaaaaactcCTTGTTAATGtgtcaaattattttaaaacataacCTTCTAAtgaaaaaatttgtgataaaatttgattaattttaaattgagttgactaatttaatattttgagcttttttaagttaaataaattgcaaataaatattttcacccAATTTTGAATGAAGGGGTCCAATCGTCCAAATAATCCAAATCGATGGGCTAAACTACAGGCCGTGGCCCAAGACCTATGGTAAATTTCTGTTCAGCCCCTAAACTTTTCTATATTCCATTCAAACCCCTCCATTTGGAACAAAATCCAAAATTGTCAGAGATTTTCAAATCCCGAATTtcgaaagaaaaagaaaacccAGCAACAATAACAGAGAGAAAAAGCAGGAAGGAAGATTATCATCTCTTTCGCAGAAAATGGGGAAAGATCTGAAGGACGAACAGGCATCGGCAATGAAGGAAGCATTCAATCTCTTCGATACCGACGGAGATGGCAAAATCGCCCCCTCGGAGCTCGGGATCCTGATGCGATCTCTCGGCGGAAACCCTACTCAGGCCCAGCTGAAGTCGATAATCTCTGAGGAGAAGCTCAATGCTCCGTTCGATTTCCCTAGATTTCTCGACCTCATGACCAAGCATTTGAAGCCTGAGCCATTTGATCGCCAGCTTCGCGACGCGTTCAAAGTTCTGGATAAGGACGGTACTGGGTGCGTCGTGGTTTCGGATCTCAGGCATATCCTCACCAACATTGGGGAGAAGCTGGAGCCTGCTGAGTTCGATGAATGGATCCGTGAGGTGGATGTTGGGTCTGATGGCAAGATCCGGTACGAGGACTTCATTGCCCGCATGGTCGCCAAGTGAAGAGGTGACCTCCCTTTTTTTCTGTGCGTGTCCATTTTTGCGGCCTTACAGCATTGATggttgtttctttttttttttcccctttaTTTTCTATGTGATTGTTGAGTCTTATAGATTTGTTTTACCGGCTTTAGTTGTTGCCATTATGCTTACGCTAGATTGTGAAAGAAGATTCCTGGTATGGAGGAAACTTGGTAGCTGTTTGGTCTGTCGAGTTCAATGTTTTtgcaatttaatattttactagTTCTTCGTGAGTTGTTTAGTATTTATTGGCGAAATTATAGATTTTATTCTTTATCATTAGGTATGAGGAGTGTCTCGGTTGTCTTTGATTATATAAATTTGTAGGATTCTATCAATTATACTTTTCATAATTGAGTGTTAAAGGTTACAGAAATTTTATTGTGATGTGATAAGAAGTTAACACTTAACCAGGCATTTATTAGGATTCGATTATCTAATTTATTAGGCTTAGAACAGTTTTTACGATTTAGTTTGTCTACGGAATGCTCCACGTAGTCAGAATATGTGAAATAGATCTCTTGTTGAAGATCAGTTGCTTAAGAGAATTGCATTTgtcatttattgttaaaaaaacaCTCTGGTCACATAGCTTCTTGCACCATTTTGGTCTAAGGGGAGTGCAAAGGAATTCACCTGAGTTTGTTACCAAGTTTAAATATCGTGCAAGAACAAGCTACTGTGGTAATTATTACTTCTACCAAGCTTTTTCACTTCTAAATCTTTTATCATTCTACTTACATGAACATGTtggtttattatatttattcaccttttgaattagtttggttttattgattaatatttgattttaggGGCACTATTTATCAGTGATGATTTTATTTTGGTGGATTAAAGTTTTAATTTTGGGTGTGTATAATTCACAGTTTACacgatattttatttaattgatcacgtctgaatttgatgaagaattcTTCTCCATCCGCCTGAACTTTAAAAGGCATGCACCTTGCCTTGTGCTTTTTCTCGGGCTCCAATATCACTTGTAGCCTTGGTGTGCCTTTTGCCCTTTATAACTACAAATTATGTTTTTCAAAGGCATCTCGATCCTTGTGTATGATAAGTGTGACAGATTTAGTGGTGTGCATTCAAGTGTAATACTTGGGGCCAGTGAACCAGGTTGGTGTTAATGCCTACCATATCAAATGGTGTTCTCACCCACTTGGCAATTACGCAAAACTAGAGATGGCAATTTTCAACACCCATTAGCCAGACAGGACTTTCtcacggaaaaaaaaaaaaaagggaattCGGATTGAGGTTTACAGAGTTTGGAATGAGGAAAGCGTAAGGCTGGGCATCAGCTTCGGCCTTGGTCCTGGAAGCTTACTCTCATATTCACTTTTATCCTTTCTGTCAATCCTCAATCCTAGTGCAAGAGTATCATTAATATTTAATCATGTGGAGAATTGTGTGAGAAACTTTGAAAATCGATGACTGTAAATCTCCTTGAAGTATTATTTGTCTCGACTTCTCATATCCCAATCTCCACCTCATCCCTCTGATGGCGTAGTTGTAGCTGttaatgtatttatttatgaCCGCTTTTGTAGCTGATTCCAGTTCATTGTTCTTACTTCATCATGCAGGTTCTCTCTCACTTGGAGCAGGAATATTAGTTTATGTCATTGGCGCATAAAACTTGCAGTGTTTGGATGTTTTCAAGGGGTCCTTGGTGAAATCCACGATTGAATGTTGGGTAGAGAATTTAGTAGTTTAACTCCTGCTGCTGTGTGTTAGGGTGTATAGTTAATTGGCACCTGAATGTTGTGAACTCTCTTTCCTATTTCCTATTTCCTATTTTTTCCTATTTTCTATTTCCTATTCTATTCGCCCCATCTTGTGTTTTGAATTGAACCCTCGTCCCCTCTTGTTGTTGCGAGTTTCGTAGTTCAAATCGTTTTTCTTACAAAATGGAAATATtacttaaatttatatttatattataaataccTTGCG
Proteins encoded:
- the LOC140882661 gene encoding probable calcium-binding protein CML13, with product MGKDLKDEQASAMKEAFNLFDTDGDGKIAPSELGILMRSLGGNPTQAQLKSIISEEKLNAPFDFPRFLDLMTKHLKPEPFDRQLRDAFKVLDKDGTGCVVVSDLRHILTNIGEKLEPAEFDEWIREVDVGSDGKIRYEDFIARMVAK